The stretch of DNA CACCTATTGTGTGCGGTAATtagaaaaatggggggggggggtgttctggtgcaaaggggttaaaagtggtGCAATTGTCATAGCAACCTATAAACCATCCTGCTGGTCTTCGTATCAGAATCGAGCATCATGGGAGTCGTAGTCCACAGAAGTGGACTGTTGATGATATCAGAGTCGCAGAGTGCCGTGGGTGACACGATGTTTCCATTTATCGGGGATACAAACGGAAAATGTGCTACGGGGGGACTGCGCCCCTGTCAGGACATCAACTGGTCGCTCTAATACAAAGTATTAACGGACAGTCCCTCTCGCGAGGCGTCACGTGATATATTATGAGCTAAAATAACATACGCAACCATTTAACTAGTAGATTTAGAAATGGGTGGGGTTTATTTCTTAGGGGGTGTGGTCACATGTTTAGAGGAGGAGTTCAAATACCCTGAAAGTAGCTGccttataaaaaaacacagctgTCTGGAAGTTCATGATACTGAAGGcagaggggagagagacagCTTCAGACAggcacagaaaaagagaaagcttCAGACAGGCACAGAAAAAGAGACAGCTTCAGACAGGCACAGAAAAAGAGACAGCTTCAGGCAGGCACAGAAAAAGAGACAGACTCAGAGTGCAGGAGCTTCAGACAGACACAGATTATTGGATGATGCACTTTTAGCGAGTGGGGAGAGATCTGGGTCCTGCAAAGCTTCAGGGATCATTCACATTTCAGAGACGCTGAGGAGCAGGATCTTCCCCAGGACCACTCAGAGGAGCAGCACTCAGGGGTAAGAGACGGGCTGAGAACAAACCCCTCTGGGGACACGCGGTTTGCGTACGGGTCTAGCACAGACAGGTCAGGTACATTTAACACAAGACGTAGTAGATACACGTACTCTGTAGATGAGAAATTGATGTGAGTGCCGAGTACACTGCCCCGCGGTACACTAAACCACGATCCTTCCTCCGGGCTGCACAGGGACAGCCTGATATTGCCCCGTCAGTGTCCCTCTATCACACAATAACCCCAGGGAACACAGCGCTGCATTTTTAATGATGTGGATTTGTTCCCATGGCTGGGAGTTATCACGTTGCCCTGAATCGTACAAACAGTCAGCTCAGCAAGGCTGACAGAACTCTAATACCCGAGTTCTGGGAGTAACGCAGATAGACAGAGCCCTGATACCCAAGGTCCCGCAGATAGACAGAGCCCTAATACCCGAGGTCCCGCATCATGCAGATAAACAGAGCCCTAATACCCGAGGTCCCGTGTCACGCAGATAGACAGAGCCCTGATACCCGAGGTCCCGCATAAGGCAGATAGACAGAGCCCTAATACCCGAGGTCCCAGAGTCACGCAGATAGACAGAGCCCTAATACCCGAGGTCCCGCGTAAGGCAGATAGACAGAGCCCTCATACCTGAGGTCCCAGAGTCACGCAGATAGACAGAGCCCTAATACCCGAGGTCCCGCGTAAGGCAGATAGACAGAGCCCTCATACCTGAGGTCCCAGAGTCATGCAGATAGACAGAGCCCTAATACCCCAGGTCCCTGAGTCACGCAGATAGACAGAGCCCTAACACCCGAGGTCCCGCAGATAGAAAGAGCCCTAATACCCAAGATCCCAGAGTCACGCAGATAGACAGAGCCCCTAATACCCCAGGTCCCTGAGTCACACGTGCGGAGGGTGCATCGAAGTGGAATCAACACCAAAAACAGAACACAATATTCCAGTGTTGATctagaagttaaaaaaataaaaaattctgccTCAAAAGGGGCGAAAATTCCTTCCTttcatataacccctccccaaAACCCTCCTACCACTccatataactcctcctattacttcatataacccctccccaaAACCCTCCTACCACCccatataactcctcctattacttcatataacccctcccactACTCCacataacccctcctattacttcATATGATAATGTTAACTTGCTGTCTGTGTCCGCCAGATGAGTGGTGCCCGGGTGCCCCTGCGCAGGAGAGCCAGCACCCCCCTGCCTAGCTCACACCAGAGCCACTCGCAGGTCACCCCCCAGGTCCCAGACACAACCTCATCCAAGATGGCCCTGGGTGCCCACTGCACGGTCTCCTCGGATTCGGGGGGCTCGGACTCAGGGGGCGATGCCCTCTTCAGGGTAGTTTTGCTTGGAGATCCTGGGGTCGGCAAATCCAGCCTGGTTGGAATCTTCAGGAGGGAGCAGGAACGTGAAAACCAAGAACAGCAACAGCAAGGTGAGGGCATCTAGAGTGGCAGAAGGCCTGACAGAGAAGCAGCAACGCAAGTGGCATCCCTCTGTTACATGGGGCTTTGGGAAGGGGTAGCCAACGACCCATCTGACCTCTGACCCTTTGATCCCATGCAGAGATGTACGACTGCACATTCACGGTGGATGGAGAAGAGACAACGCTGTTACTCATGGACACGTGGGAGTCCGAGCTTCGGGTGAGTCCCTTGCACCGACTCCCATCAGCTGGCAAAGGCTAGCTGTGGCCGGGGATGATGGGGTTTGTAGCTGGCAGCAGGTGGAGGTCAGAGGCTGCTAACTAGCAaattctttgtttgtttttttttttttaaactttatttttccttttagcaGAGGGCCCCGGGGGGCTCCGACAGTCCCATGCGAATGGGCCACGCGTACATTATCGTGTACTCAGTAACCGATCGCTCAAGCTTTGAAAGTGCCTCTGAGCTGCGTATACAGCTGAGACGGACCCGCCAGGCAGAAAACATTCCTATAATCCTCGTGGGGAATAAGACGGATCTAGTCCGCAGCCGGGAGGTGTCCGTGGAAGGTGAGAGAACAGCCAAAGTGGCACCAATATTGAGTACAGAGTCTGCTTCCTAAAACCTGTCAATATCTCCCGCTTCAGTCCTGCTCTGCCAGATCCCCCCCCGACCTCTCCCACCTGCCGTGCTCTGCCAGATCCCCCCGACCTCTCCCACCTGCCGGGCTCTGCCAGATCCCCGCAACCTCTCCCACCCGCCGGGCTCTGCCAGATCCCCGCAACCTCTCCCACCCGCCGGGCTCTGCCAGATCCCCCCAACCTCTCCCACCTGCCAGGCTCTGCCAGATCCCCCCAACCTCTCCCACCAGCCGGGCTCTGCCAGATCCCCCCAACCCCTCCCACCAGCCGGGCTCTGCAAGATCCCCCCAACCCCTCCCACCAGCCGGGCTCTGCCAGATCCCCCCAACCTCTCCCACCTGCCGGCTCTGCCAGATCCCCCCAACCTCTCTTACCTGCCGGGCTCTGCCAGATCCCCCAACCTCTCCCACCTGCCGGGCTCTGCCAGATGGCCCCAACCTCTCTTACCTGCCGGGCTCTGCCAGATCCCCCCAACCTCTCCCACCTGCCAGGCTCTGCCAGATCCCCCCCAAACCCTCTCACCTGCCAGATCCCCCCCAACCTCTCCCACCTACTGGGCTCTGCCAGATCCCCCCAACCTCTCTTACCTGCCGGGCTCTGCCAGATCCCCCCAACCTCTCCCACCTGCTGGGCTTTGCCAGATGCCACCTGCCAGCACCCCTTATATATTTTCTCTATTAGATGGCAGCAGATACAGGGGAGAACCCTCCTTAAGAAACTATCATCAGAATTATTTAACCCTTGTGTATCAGCTCCTCCTCACACTGAGCAGGGATCTCCACGTGGTCTTTAGTAGAGTGGGGAACAGGTAAAAAAGTTTGGGAAAGCCTGTGATGCGCAAGAAAGCTCCCCTAAAGAACGACGTGACCAAGAATGTCGGCCAATAGCTTTTGACGCCATCGCTATCCACGTATCTATGTGTTCTCTTCACAGAGGGTCGCGCATGTGCCGTGGTGTTTGATTGTAAGTTTATTGAGACCTCGGCCGTCCTGCAGCACAATGTCCGAGAGCTATTTGAGGGAATGGTGCGTCAGATACGTCTGCGGAGAGATGGAGCGGACCCGGGCGAGAGCTGCCGGGTGCGGAGTCAGCGCAAGGAGAGCCTGAGCAAGAGAGCGCGCAGGTTCCTGGACCGGCTGGTAACTCGAAACAGTAAGGCAGTCCTGAGGGTGCACTCACGCTCCTGCCACGACCTGTCGGTACTCTGAGTGGCTCCTGGACGGATGAGCTTCTCCCTGCTCAATGACTGACGTGGCGGCGCATGCGCACTTGCCTCTGGCACTGCCCGGGACACGCAATATCCGCAGGCATGCGCAAAACCGGCAAAGACCTGAAAGACTGAGCGCCTCCTCGGCCGGAGCAACGTCTTCTTCAAACGGATAGATCAGAGGACGTCATTACTTATTGTAACTTAGTTGCACCATTTTGGATGTCACCTTTTCTCTTTTGTTGCACCCAGATTAATAATCAGTCCATGGACTCtgaatgtctatttttttctccccaaattACTCCCCAACCCGCAGTGGAGAGGATCTGGCTCTAGTCTATGAGTTGTAGCCTGAATCCATAggagctgcccccccccccaaatgtttCCACTCCCCCCCCTGCTGGATTTTATGGAATTCTGCCCGGCTCACTCTAATCCAGCGCTGGCCAAACAGTGGAAAAACTGAACTCACTGTTTATGGagggagacgggggagagagagagaaaatacgCTGGGAGAGAAAGGACAGACTGTGGGGAGAGAGAGACCGGCAGAGACTACAGGAACATGGGAGAGACTGCTAGGACAGGGGAGTGAGAGACTACAGACAGAGGCTATGGGgacaggggagagagagactgcaGAAAGAGAGACCTATAGTGCTGTTTGAGCTGCAGTCTCTCCTGGGCTCTCGGAGCTGCTGGAAGGTGTTATCCAGCCCTATTCTGTGAAGGAAGAGACCTCTTGGCATAGAGCACCTTCTCTAACAGAGTGCTCTAAGAGACAATCCTCTGCATGTAACGGAGCGCAGCATTGCTGCAGATTATGATCCCACTCTCTGCTCCAGATCTTCTTTAATGGGATTTCGATCTTTTCTGGGATCGCTAGTTAATCCCTACCAGTGGGCAGATAGGCCATCTGTGGGATGGTTGAGCTCTGGCCCCTGATCTatggatgtatgtatgtctgaTGTCCCATTCTCTAGAGGTGGTGTCAGGTCTCTGGAAGCTCCACATGGGGCTGGATTGGTCAGGGTTTCCCTGAGATGGGTCATCTAGGATTCTTCAGAGACGGTTCGTTGATGAGTTTTCTGTTAAGAGATTCAAAGTTCTGCCCAGGAGTTTTATAGGGGTGCTCCAGAGTTCtgtaggtattattattatttattgttttatatagcgccatcaaattccgtagcgctgatgTTCTGGGTCTCAGAGTTCTCTAGGGATGTTCTGGGTTTCAGAGTTCTCTAGGGATGTTCTGGGTTTCAGCGTCCTCTAGGGATCTTCTGGGTTTTAGCGTTCTCTAGGGATGTTCTGGGTTTCAGCGTTCTCTAGGGACGTTCTGGGTTTCAGCGTTTCATGGGGAGTCAGCCTTCCTCTGCCACAGCCTCTGTGAGGTCATTTAATCGCGCTCTGATGTAAGCATGGAGGTGAAGCCGCATAGTCCCCCATATAAGGGGGTCGCGTTGCCCATTCCTAGGGCTCTGAGGTGTTCATAGTTGTCCTAATTTCAGGCCGCATATTACAAATAACCGTACAGAAAGGTGCCCGGCTCCGCCTGGGGGGTCCGGACACCGGGTGTTCGGTGAATAGGGAATGGGTTCGTATAAGGAGGGTCTCGCTGGGTGTAGGGGTATGTCCCACATCCCACGGAGAAGGTGTTTGTGCTGGTGTGTATGGAAAAGTGTGCGTCAGTGTGTTTATGccattctgtgtatatatatatatatataccccgctGTATATACCCCAGTGTTTATGCCCGTCTTTTTCCTAAGTGGTCACAGCAGCATTAAACATCTCCTGCGTCGTTTCatttatgtttcaaaataaCACGGGGCGTCCGGTGAGgacagagaggaggaggagggaacGTGCTGGGGGATTGGGCTCCTCCGAGCCGCGTTTGGGTGCACTGACTGTATCCCTGCTGTGTGTTTAATGACCTGACACAATCCCATAAACACAGGCAGCAGCGTGTGCCTGCAGACAGGGTCTGGGTAATTGATTTCCTGGGACACAGCAAGGAGACAGGGAGCCTGGGGCCCCTCTCCGCACATCCCCCTCCAGGggtggtggtgtgtgtgtgtgtgggggaatTGCACCGGTGCACCCTGCGAGCATGCATTAGCACATTGTCTGTCCAGATCCGGGCACACAGACCCAGCACCCCATGTACCGGCAGCGCACCCTGTAGGGGCTGACATTAGGACATGCAAGGGGTACTTACTGAGATAAAGCCTTACTGTATCTAATAATGCCCCCCCAGGAACAGTTCCACTGCTTCATGTTCCAGCATCTTTGTAAATAAAGTTGTGTTGTTGCAAGAGTGACATCATCCAAcgtatacacagtatatatttatcacAATAAACATAAACGTCCAGAACACAAACACGTTATCAATACAGGACACCATAGGCTTAAACGCAAAGCGGTGGCTTCTGGGCGACGGACCCGCTTGTTTGATGAATAAAAAAGCATCTTATAATATTAAGAGagctataatatataatcatgCGTAATTCCCGTGGATGAATGTCCGGCAACCCCGGCGCGACCGCCCAGATCGGCAGGTGGATCCCCTGGATGGTGATCAAACCCGAGACTATCTAAATGAGCCGACCCTGTGACCCTTggaatattaaccttttaatagcccatcgtgaagattctatgcaGCGACTCTCCAAACGAgtaacccaaatggctctaataccggtcgtcatggaaaccgtCACatgacattatttaaagatacacttaactaagtcacctgcattcaagcagggaaatGACCCATAACAttctgggagcaaaagcaccaactgggagcgGGGGGATAATATGAAGGAGTCAGCCCCAgactgtgaccctgagaatctgccccttcaccctgagattgggcaAAACCCctgagcgttcccaggtatgtatgtatgtatgtatgtgatgcAGTATAGTGTGCGCCCCCTATTGTCACTCAGGCTAACTGAATGTGACGAGACGGTAACTGCATACAGGAAGCGGGAGGCAGCAGGTGTAAGACCCCCAGTTCCTGGTTAAGGGGCTCCCATGTCACATTTTAGAGGTGTATGGGGTGAATGGACGTAAGGGATCCAAAATGTCACTTACCACGCACTTCTATGTGAGTAGTGAGCATGGCTCACTGACACAATATTCCCAGGCTATACACCCCCAGCAAACCCTTATTTCCCACTCTACGTTCTCTCTCTATGGCCCCCCTGTACATTCCCACTCTCTATGGCCCCCGTATGCTCTCTGTCTATTGCCCCTGTACGCTCTCTATTGCCTCCCCCTGTACGTTTTCTCTCATAGCAATATCTTGGCCCTTGCTACAAAACTACTACTAGAGTGGGGTGACCTGACAGGCCCTCAAATAGGATAAAGAAAAGCTTCATGGGGGGTCACACTTATTATAAGGCATCCCTTAACACTGAATTGCCCTTGGTGAACCAAGCTTGAAGAACTGATTTTATGGTTCTGCCCCAACAAAGCTTTAGGGGTCTGATGAGATATTCACCTGAAGGTAGAaagagcagcagaaaggagCAGTCTTATTACACGTGACCAGCGCATCCTATACTGGGAGTAATGGGGACCACAAATCTCTCTTGTTCTAGCTCCAAACTCCGCCCCCTAGTAACTTCCTCCCTCTGTTGCTAGGCGATTGGTGGCTCCGCTATAATCAATGTTCTAAACACCTGAGAACACCCCTTTCGCCTAGCACTTTATTCTAATGGAAAATGTATCCAATCCCGTGCAGAGAG from Spea bombifrons isolate aSpeBom1 chromosome 13, aSpeBom1.2.pri, whole genome shotgun sequence encodes:
- the REM1 gene encoding GTP-binding protein REM 1 isoform X2, producing the protein MSGARVPLRRRASTPLPSSHQSHSQVTPQVPDTTSSKMALGAHCTVSSDSGGSDSGGDALFRVVLLGDPGVGKSSLVGIFRREQERENQEQQQQEMYDCTFTVDGEETTLLLMDTWESELRRAPGGSDSPMRMGHAYIIVYSVTDRSSFESASELRIQLRRTRQAENIPIILVGNKTDLVRSREVSVEEGRACAVVFDCKFIETSAVLQHNVRELFEGMVRQIRLRRDGADPGESCRVRSQRKESLSKRARRFLDRLVTRNSKAVLRVHSRSCHDLSVL
- the REM1 gene encoding GTP-binding protein REM 1 isoform X1, with translation MSGARVPLRRRASTPLPSSHQSHSQVTPQVPDTTSSKMALGAHCTVSSDSGGSDSGGDALFRVVLLGDPGVGKSSLVGIFRREQERENQEQQQQEMYDCTFTVDGEETTLLLMDTWESELRQRAPGGSDSPMRMGHAYIIVYSVTDRSSFESASELRIQLRRTRQAENIPIILVGNKTDLVRSREVSVEEGRACAVVFDCKFIETSAVLQHNVRELFEGMVRQIRLRRDGADPGESCRVRSQRKESLSKRARRFLDRLVTRNSKAVLRVHSRSCHDLSVL